The Christiangramia flava JLT2011 region TTTATACAGTATACATCTCACATATAATCAAATTGACAGTATAAGAATCAAGACCAAAGAGGTCTTCTCTGTTAGTAACAACTCCCTATCTGGTAATTGCGCTGGCTGTTTATAAGTACAGCTTGGCTCTAGAAAGGAGGTGTTCCAGCCGCACCTTCCGGTACGGCTACCTTGTTACGACTTAGCCCCAGTTACCAGTTTTACCCTAGGCCGCTCCTTACGGTGACGGACTTCAGGTACCCCCGGCTTCCATGGCTTGACGGGCGGTGTGTACAAGGCCCGGGAACGTATTCACCGCACCATGGCTGATGTGCGATTACTAGCGATTCCAGCTTCACGCAGTCGAGTTGCAGACTGCGATCCGAACTGTGATAGGGTTTAAAGATTCGCATCCCCTCGCGGGGTAGCTGCCCTCTGTCCCTACCATTGTAGCACGTGTGTGGCCCAGGACGTAAGGGCCGTGATGATTTGACGTCATCCCCACCTTCCTCACGGTTTGCACCGGCAGTCTCGCTAGAGTTCCCGACATGACTCGCTGGCAACTAACGAAAGGGGTTGCGCTCGTTATAGGACTTAACCTGACACCTCACGGCACGAGCTGACGACAACCATGCAGCACCTTGCAATCTGTCCGAAGAAGGGAGTGTTTCCACTCCTGTCAGACTGCATTTAAGCCCTGGTAAGGTTCCTCGCGTATCATCGAATTAAACCACATGCTCCACCGCTTGTGCGGGCCCCCGTCAATTCCTTTGAGTTTCATTCTTGCGAACGTACTCCCCAGGTGGGTCACTTATCACTTTCGCTTAGCCACCCAGCCCTCAATTAGGCCGGACAGCTAGTGACCATCGTTTACGGCGTAGACTACCAGGGTATCTAATCCTGTTCGCTACCTACGCTTTCGTCCATCAGCGTCAATATAGTATTAGTGATCTGCCTTCGCAATAGGTGTTCTGAGTAATATCTATGCATTTCACCGCTACACTACTCATTCCAACCACTTCATACTAATTCAAGAACAACAGTATCAATGGCAATTCTCCCGTTGAGCGGAAGACTTTCACCACTGACTTATTGTCCCGCCTACGGACCCTTTAAACCCAATGATTCCGGATAACGCTTGGATCCTCCGTATTACCGCGGCTGCTGGCACGGAGTTAGCCGATCCTTATTCATACAGTACCGTCAAGCACCTACACGTAGGTGTGGTTCTTCCTGTATAAAAGCAGTTTACAACCCATAGGGCAGTCTTCCTGCACGCGGCATGGCTGGATCAGAGTTGCCTCCATTGTCCAATATTCCTCACTGCTGCCTCCCGTAGGAGTCTGGTCCGTGTCTCAGTACCAGTGTGGGGGATCTCCCTCTCAGGACCCCTACCTATCGTTGCCATGGTAAGCCGTTACCTTACCATCTAGCTAATAGGACGCATACTCATCTTTAAGCCATAAATGTTTAATTATAAATCCAGGTGAATCCATAATACTATGGGACATTAATCCACGTTTCCATGGGCTATTTCCCGCTTAAAGGCAGATTGTATACGCGTTACGCACCCGTGCGCCACTCGTCAGCAAATTAGCAAGCTAATTCCTGTTACCGTTCGACTTGCATGTGTTAGGCCTGCCGCTAGCGTTCATCCTGAGCCAGGATCAAACTCTTCATCGTTAATTCTTATATAATGTAACAACTACCAAGAAATTGCTCAGGTCTGACGTTTCGTCTTAATTCTTATACACTGAATTATATACCTCTATATAATCCCTGTCAATTCAATATGTCAATGATCTTCATCTTTGTTAGAACTTAAGGACTCGAACCCCTCTACATGCCCCGACGGCAGCTCCTTTTTTTCAACACCACTTGTTTTTCAAAGCGGCTGCAAATATACAACTGTTTTTTGCTTTCCACCAAAACTTTTTTGAAAAAATTTTTAGCAGCTGTTTTTTCTTCTTTCCTCTCCTTACACCCCCAACAACTCAGCAAAAAACCAACTCTCAATGAACAATACTTTCCTGCGAAAGCGGGTGCAAATATACAGCCGATTTTTAATTACACAATAGCCTTTTTAAAAATTTCAATTTTTGTGAAATATTCATTTCCGAAGAGAAATTTCAAGCAGAAAAAGACGGCAAAATTTGCGGTTCGCTGTAAATAAACAGCTTTTTGGTAAAAGCACTAAGAATTCAGCAACCTACCCACTCGAAAAACTAGAAGAAAAAGTTCCAAACCAGCCCAAATCTTATCAAAAAATCGGTGTAAGGATAGTTGGGCGCAACCAAATTATTATTCTGTTTTAACAGCGCATTCAAATGCTGAAGCTTAAAAAAGATCCTGGCCTGGTCTACTTTTGCATTGAAAAAATAATCTACAACCGGATATCCGCCGAGTTCCTGATCGTTCTGAACGTAAAATTCAGCTAAAACAGGATCATAAGCATTCATCTGATATTTGCTGAAATAGTTCAGGGTAAACCCCGTTTGCAGATAAAGCGCTTTATCAAACCAGTAATCTTTGTAATAAATCGAATTCCTTGTTACCAGTTTCGGTAGATTCAGCACATCGAATCCTTCAACCACATCCTGATACATTATAGTATGATGCATCCCGAAGCGACCGAAATCAAATCCTCTTTCAGCCTTAATTTTATAAAAACGAACGGCGTTACCCGATTGAAAGGGGCGAACATTCAAACTGTCATCCTGGGCAAAATAGGTATAATTCTGAATCTGGGCCAGAATGGCCGAAATAGCAGCGATCTTTTTTGAATCAAATTGGGCATATAGCCGCTGGGAGGAAACATTATCAAAATCGTTCTGCCAGTTATAATTGAGATAATCGCTCTGGTAGAGCAGAAAATTGAAATTTGGTCGTGTACTATTCTGACTAAACCCAAACCGAATTCTATTCTGCTCATCGAAATCATAGCCCGCAGAAACATCCAGGAAATTACCAGGAAATTCTTCCGAAAGGTTCAATTTTCCTTTTGCCTCCAGGTTAAAACCTCCAAATTGAGCTGAATAACCGCCACCAAGATGCATTACACTCCCCCGCAAGCGATTCCCAACGGTATCATTTTCCTTAATCACAACAGAATTATACCCGTAATCATAATTGGTGATCCCGGCCAGTGCTTCAATTTTACCGGCGTATTTATTTTTAAAGCTTAGCGAAACTTCATTCTCCAAATTGGCATATTTGGTCACATCCCTTAAATCGGAACTTTCAAATGAATTACCATATAAAGAATTCACAGCGGCATCCTGCTTGAAAACATACTTTTTCCAGCTGTAATTGATCCGATGACCAAAAAGGAAATTATTGGTAGAATCGGCCGGGTTATTAATATTGACCGACTGTTCTGCGAAAAAACGTTTTCCGTAGAGCACATTTTCAGCATTTTCATAGTTTACATCCAGAACCGAACGATCGCTAAATTCTTCCTCCCGGTCCAGATATTGCTGAAGAGATTGCGTGGTCAACCCACCATTTTCCTCATTTAGCAGGTCCTGGGCCACAAAATGCGCCTTGATGCGATAACGGTCATTATCTGACTGATAACTGAAGCCCAGCCGCAAATTACCGGTACTGGTTAAGATGTGCTGATATTTCCCAAGCGCCCGCAGGCCTTTATAGCCAATGAACATATTGAGATTTTCCGAGGTATTCACAGTGAAAAAGGCATCCAGCTGCTGGCCCTGTTCGGGAACGGTTTTAAAATACAGTTCCGTTAATGGCGTGGGTACAAAATAATAATTGATGTCTTCAGCCTCCAGAAAGTTGTAATGCCGGGCCCTTGCTCCAAAGCCGGAAAAGGTCTGATCATAGTCTTTTTCGAGACTGAGTGCATTATAGGTTTGCCCGGTATTAGAAAATGGCAAAAGCGCAAAATTGTCTTTCCGCAAGTAATTGAACTTGTAATCCTTCTCGATCGTGAGCGTGGTATCGAGGTGCGTGGTATCATTTTCTATGCTGATGATCTTGTAAAGATCGATAGGTGCTTTTTTTGCGGAATCTGAAACCTTGGTATTTCCAGGTTTTCCCTGGGGTGCCTGACCGAAAGCAAATATGGAAATAAGCAGGCAGAAATAAATTAAGCTTTTCTTCATGTAGTCAGGTATTGCAGCAAAAGTAGTAATATAACTCAAAAATAGCGGAAGAATTATAAAAACAAAAAACCACCCAAAGCGGGTGGTTTTTTTATGATTATTGAAATTACTGTTTAAGAACCGTAGTTTGGATTCTGAGTAATGTTTGAATTCGCATCGATTTCATTCAACGGAATTGGATATGCCAATCTGTAATCTCCGAATGGAATTGTAGCTGAAATATTCTGAAGAACATCCACTTTTTCGATGTCCATTCCATATCTCATAAGATCCCAGAAATAAAGACCTTCAAAGATTAGCTCTCTTCTTCTTTCCTGAAGGATGTTTTCCACTGTCACATCATCATAAGGAGTAGCTCCTCTTGCTTCTGGAATTTTATTCAACCAGGTCAATGCCATTTCATCGTTCTCATCAATTTGGTAAAGTGCTTCAGCATAGTTCAACACTACTTCCTCATAACGAATAACAATTACGTTAGCAGATCTGTTTGGATATTTACCAATGTTTCTAAGTCTCTCACCTTCGTAACCAAGAATATCAGCACGAACATCTCCTTCTTCATAAAGATCCAGAACGTTTGGAAGAACCTGGATATCTCCATAAGTAGAACCTCTATAGATGAATTCCATAGAATCACTTCCTGGGTTGTCGGTTCCGCTGTAAGCGATTTCGAAGATAGAGTTAGCACCACCATCCTGATCGAAAGAAGCAACATAATCTGAAGCTGGAACGATTGAATAGATTCCAGAATCGATTACCGCTTTTGCCGCATCACGAGCTTCAGTCCACATTCCGAACTGTAGAGCTACTCTAGATTCCAAAGCTTTAGCTGTATACTTCGACATGAATTCTTTTGAAGAATCGAAGTAATCTGAACTCATTAGATCAAAAGCAGTTTGAAGGTCGCTCATGATATCAGCGATGTTTGAATCAACTGAATCACGAGATGGAAAATCATTCCCGCCTTTAAAAGACTTCACATAAGGAACACCAAGATCACCACCAACATATTGCTGACCGTAAGTTTTCAGAAGGTCAAAATGTGCCAGGGCTCTGATTGCGTAAGCTTGTCCCTGAATGTGCTGACCGTAAGCCTGATCTCCTTCCAGGGTAGAAACGTCAGTACCAATAAGAATGTTCGCTACAGCAATCACACCATACGCGTTATCCCAGATATAAGTACTGTTCGGAAGGTAAGCTAAAGCTGCTTCTGTACTGAAACGACCTGAGTTACCATTTGAAAATACGTTCGTAGTACGAACTTCGTTGGTTACCAGGTAATCTCTACCGTAGTACCCCGAACTAGAAAGTCGGTTATAAGCTCCTTTGATAAGTCCTTCCATGTCACCCACACTTAGGATGGCATTTTCAGATCTTTTAGATTGTTCCAAAGACGGCTCAAGGTCATCTGTAGAACATGAACCTGCAGTCACTAACACCACTGCAAGGGCCATATAAATTATTTTATTCATGTACTTTTTCATAATTTTTTAAAGTTTTAAGTTAACACCTAATACTACTGATTTTACAGGAGGAGTAGTGATACTAGTGAATCCTGAAGCATCAATTTCTGGGTCATGCAGCAAATTATCATCTTTCACCCAAGTATAAAGGTTAGTTCCTCTTACAAAAATTCTGGCGCTATTGATTCCGATAGCTTCTGTAATGCTAGGGTTGAAATCATATCCAACAGTCACATTTCTTAGACGGAAGAAGTCACCATCGTGAAGGAACTTCGTGCTATACTGCCATGGCTCACCAGCGAACCTTGATTTCTGAACTCTGGTCACATCACCAGGCTGTTGCCATCTGTTCAATAAGTAATCATACCCATTGTAGAATGCAGTAGCATACAGGTTGTTCTGGTTGATGTATCGGTGCCAAGACTCGTAAACTTTATGACCACCGGCGTAGTATCCTGAAGCATCAAGGAAGAAACCTTTGAAATCAACATGGAAATTCATACCAGCAGAAATAGTTGGAAGAGCACTGTATCCAGTGTAAACTCTATTCGCCTGAGTATAGCTTGCAGCGATTTCACTTCCTTCACCATTAGTATAATAAGTATCTAAACCTGTTTCTGGATCTACACCAGCCCAAGCAGGTAAGAACCACTCGTTAACCAATGATCCAGATTTTGATCTCTGGTAAGTTGAGTAAATACTCGTTACAGCGATCTCGTTACCGTTCGCATCCTGAGCAACCTCAAGAACTTCGTTTTCAACAGTACCTACGTTACCACCTAGGCTTACGTTGAAATCATCAGTACGAACAACTTTAACGTTTAATTCAGCTTCAAAACCTTTGTTCTCCATACGCCCGATGTTTCTGAACTGGCTTGAGAAACCTGTAGTATAAGATAACGGTACATCAAGAAGAAGGTCTTTAGACTCTCTGCGATAGTATGCAAGAGATCCAGTCAACCTGTTCTGCCATAGACCAAAATCGATACCAACATCGAAGGTATTTCCAGTTTCCCAGGTTAGGTCTTCGTTACCATATGTTGCAGGGTAAGAAGCTCCACTTCCAGCATAATCAGCATCATAGTTAAATAATACCTGGTACTGGTTGATACCAATGTTTGCGTTACCAGTTTTACCGTAAGAAGCACGTAATTTAAGATTGTTTACAAAATCGCTTCCTGAAAGGAATTCTTCTCTGTGCAGGTTCCAGGCAGCACCAACTGACCAGAAATCTCCCCAACGCTTATCTGAAGCGAATCTTGAGTTTCCTTCACGACGGAAAGTTCCGTTCAAAACATATCTGTTATCGTAGTTATACGAAGCAGTTGCAAGGTAAGAAGCTACCGCCCAATCTGTAAATTCAGAAGAAGCTGATGTTGGGTTACCTGAAGAAGCCAGGTTTGAAAGACCATCGGTCACAAAGCTGTCTCCATCAGCAAAAAGGTAATTTCTCTTATACTTCTGGAATTCCTGAAGCAATTTGAAATCAAAGTTATGATCACCGAAATTAGTTAGGTAGTCAATAGAGTTCTGGAAAACATAAGTAACAGTATTTCTGCTCACTCTAGCTCCATATCCATCAGTACTAGAACCATCTCCAAGAACACGGTTTCTGTAACGTTTTGCATCATATACCTGGTAGTCAATCGAAACTCTTGAAGTCAAAGAAAGGTTTTCGATTGGAGTCTGCCATGACAAAGCGTTGTTAGTCAGAATCCTTGTAAGTTTAGACTCATCAATATCATTTTGAGAAATGTATAATGGGTTTGGAACACCAGTATTTAAGTTAATAGTTCCATCTTCATTATATGGCTGATCGATTGGAGACATGAAATATCTCGCAGTGTGAGGAGAAGAGAAATAAGCACTTCCCTCAAGAATACCATCCTGGAAAGTATGTGAACCAGTGTTAGATGTGGTAAACTTAAGATTATCAGTGATATCTTTAGTAAGGTTCAAGGAACCTGTAATTCTATCAAAAGTAGATCCAATTACAGTAGCTTCCTGCTTGTAATAACCAAGAGAAGTATAGAAGTTATGATCATCACCACCTCCAGTTGCAGAAATAGTGTGCTCCTGAACAGGCGCATCGTTATTCTTAATAACCTCATCCCAGTTTCCTTCAGGACGACCTGCTTCGTTCCAGGCTATATAACCCGCATAATCTCCTAAGTAAGTAGCTTCAAAATCTCTGGCGTCATCAATATTAGAAAGACCGTAATCTGCACCATAGGTGTTTACGATTCCTTCATAGTAAAGAATTTCTCTTTCAGCACCGGTCAACATATCTGGACCATCAGTAGCGTTATTGGTGAAACCATAGTATGAACTAACATTTACAGAAGTCTTCCCGCTCTTACCGCTCTTAGTAGTAATTACGATTACCCCGTTCGCACCTCTTGCTCCATAAGCTGCAGTAGCAGAAGCGTCTTTCAACACAGCGATGCTCTCAATGTCATTAGAGTTCAAACTCGCTAAAGCAGAAAGTGAAGAACCTGAACCGAAACCAGCAACGTTGTTGTTGATTACCGGAACACCATCAATTACATATAACGGGTCGTTACCAGCGTTAATCGAGCTAATACCACGAATACGGATATCCTGAGTAGCACCAGGAGTACCTGAACTCGTAGAAATCTGAAGACCGGAAACTTTACCTTGTAAAGCCTGATCTACAGAAGCCATTGGAGTTTGCTGAAGCTGCTCAGAATCTACCTGAACAACCGAACCAGTTAAATCTTCTCTCTTTTTAGAAACATAACCCATTACAACTACTTCATCCAAAGCACCTGAGTCAGTTTCCAATGTAACGTTGTAAGAATTAGCAGAGCCTACAACAACCTCTTTCGGGGAAAAACCAACATAACTAAAAACAAGTGTTGATCCCTCTCCAACTGAAATAGAGTAATTTCCATCAAAGTCGGTTTGAGCACCATTATTAGTCCCCTTTTCAATTACGTTCACCCCTGGTAGCGGTAAACCCTCATCATCTAAAACCGTTCCTGTAACGGTTTTTTCCTGCGCAAATGCAATTTGCACTACTAACACCATGAAAAGCGTTAGAATTCCAAGTAATTTTTTTCTCATTATTTCGTTAATTTGAATTAGCCTTGGCCAAAAATCATAATAAATTCTTAATAAAACAAAATTTTTTTCTTTTTAAATTCATTGCGTTTTAACATTTAACCAATAGATGATTGTTTGTGAATAGCGAAAAACGTAAAAAAATATTGAACAAAAACTGAATTTTACTCATAATGCTTCAAATATATAATGTCAAATTACAGGTTGCAGGAACCGATGAAGCCGGTCGCGGGTGCCTTGCCGGGCCAGTAACTGCAGCTGCCGTTATCCTTCCAAAACGATTTAGTCATAAGTTACTGAATGACAGCAAACAACTGAGCCTAAAAGCCCGTACCGAACTTCGGGACTGTATTGAAAATGATGCATTGTGCTATGGCGTGGCCCATGTTTTCATGAAAGAAATTGACGAAATTAACATTCTCAATGCCTCCATTTTGGCCATGCACCGCGCCATAGAA contains the following coding sequences:
- a CDS encoding putative porin, which gives rise to MKKSLIYFCLLISIFAFGQAPQGKPGNTKVSDSAKKAPIDLYKIISIENDTTHLDTTLTIEKDYKFNYLRKDNFALLPFSNTGQTYNALSLEKDYDQTFSGFGARARHYNFLEAEDINYYFVPTPLTELYFKTVPEQGQQLDAFFTVNTSENLNMFIGYKGLRALGKYQHILTSTGNLRLGFSYQSDNDRYRIKAHFVAQDLLNEENGGLTTQSLQQYLDREEEFSDRSVLDVNYENAENVLYGKRFFAEQSVNINNPADSTNNFLFGHRINYSWKKYVFKQDAAVNSLYGNSFESSDLRDVTKYANLENEVSLSFKNKYAGKIEALAGITNYDYGYNSVVIKENDTVGNRLRGSVMHLGGGYSAQFGGFNLEAKGKLNLSEEFPGNFLDVSAGYDFDEQNRIRFGFSQNSTRPNFNFLLYQSDYLNYNWQNDFDNVSSQRLYAQFDSKKIAAISAILAQIQNYTYFAQDDSLNVRPFQSGNAVRFYKIKAERGFDFGRFGMHHTIMYQDVVEGFDVLNLPKLVTRNSIYYKDYWFDKALYLQTGFTLNYFSKYQMNAYDPVLAEFYVQNDQELGGYPVVDYFFNAKVDQARIFFKLQHLNALLKQNNNLVAPNYPYTDFLIRFGLVWNFFF
- a CDS encoding RagB/SusD family nutrient uptake outer membrane protein, with amino-acid sequence MNKIIYMALAVVLVTAGSCSTDDLEPSLEQSKRSENAILSVGDMEGLIKGAYNRLSSSGYYGRDYLVTNEVRTTNVFSNGNSGRFSTEAALAYLPNSTYIWDNAYGVIAVANILIGTDVSTLEGDQAYGQHIQGQAYAIRALAHFDLLKTYGQQYVGGDLGVPYVKSFKGGNDFPSRDSVDSNIADIMSDLQTAFDLMSSDYFDSSKEFMSKYTAKALESRVALQFGMWTEARDAAKAVIDSGIYSIVPASDYVASFDQDGGANSIFEIAYSGTDNPGSDSMEFIYRGSTYGDIQVLPNVLDLYEEGDVRADILGYEGERLRNIGKYPNRSANVIVIRYEEVVLNYAEALYQIDENDEMALTWLNKIPEARGATPYDDVTVENILQERRRELIFEGLYFWDLMRYGMDIEKVDVLQNISATIPFGDYRLAYPIPLNEIDANSNITQNPNYGS
- a CDS encoding SusC/RagA family TonB-linked outer membrane protein; protein product: MRKKLLGILTLFMVLVVQIAFAQEKTVTGTVLDDEGLPLPGVNVIEKGTNNGAQTDFDGNYSISVGEGSTLVFSYVGFSPKEVVVGSANSYNVTLETDSGALDEVVVMGYVSKKREDLTGSVVQVDSEQLQQTPMASVDQALQGKVSGLQISTSSGTPGATQDIRIRGISSINAGNDPLYVIDGVPVINNNVAGFGSGSSLSALASLNSNDIESIAVLKDASATAAYGARGANGVIVITTKSGKSGKTSVNVSSYYGFTNNATDGPDMLTGAEREILYYEGIVNTYGADYGLSNIDDARDFEATYLGDYAGYIAWNEAGRPEGNWDEVIKNNDAPVQEHTISATGGGDDHNFYTSLGYYKQEATVIGSTFDRITGSLNLTKDITDNLKFTTSNTGSHTFQDGILEGSAYFSSPHTARYFMSPIDQPYNEDGTINLNTGVPNPLYISQNDIDESKLTRILTNNALSWQTPIENLSLTSRVSIDYQVYDAKRYRNRVLGDGSSTDGYGARVSRNTVTYVFQNSIDYLTNFGDHNFDFKLLQEFQKYKRNYLFADGDSFVTDGLSNLASSGNPTSASSEFTDWAVASYLATASYNYDNRYVLNGTFRREGNSRFASDKRWGDFWSVGAAWNLHREEFLSGSDFVNNLKLRASYGKTGNANIGINQYQVLFNYDADYAGSGASYPATYGNEDLTWETGNTFDVGIDFGLWQNRLTGSLAYYRRESKDLLLDVPLSYTTGFSSQFRNIGRMENKGFEAELNVKVVRTDDFNVSLGGNVGTVENEVLEVAQDANGNEIAVTSIYSTYQRSKSGSLVNEWFLPAWAGVDPETGLDTYYTNGEGSEIAASYTQANRVYTGYSALPTISAGMNFHVDFKGFFLDASGYYAGGHKVYESWHRYINQNNLYATAFYNGYDYLLNRWQQPGDVTRVQKSRFAGEPWQYSTKFLHDGDFFRLRNVTVGYDFNPSITEAIGINSARIFVRGTNLYTWVKDDNLLHDPEIDASGFTSITTPPVKSVVLGVNLKL